In Bacillus kexueae, a genomic segment contains:
- the purB gene encoding adenylosuccinate lyase, producing the protein MIERYTRPEMGAIWTEENRFQAWLEVEILACEAWAELGVIPKEDVQKLRENASFDINRIKEIEEETRHDVVAFTRAVSETLGEERKWVHYGLTSTDVVDTALSYLLKQANDILLKDIENFVEILKNKALEHKYTVMMGRTHGVHAEPTTFGLKMALWYEEMKRNLERFKRAKEEIEVGKISGAVGTYANIDPFVEQYVCEKLGLKAAPISTQTLQRDRHAEYVATLALIATSIEKFAVEIRGLQKSETREVEEFFAKGQKGSSAMPHKRNPIGSENMTGIARVVRGMMMTAYENVPLWHERDISHSSAERIILPDVTIALNYMLNRFGNIVKNLTVFEENMKRNMDKTLGLIYSQRVLLALINTGMTREEAYDLVQPKAMEAWELQVPFRQLIEAEDKITSRLSKEDIDDCFDYQYHLKNVDVIFERCGLTE; encoded by the coding sequence ATGATTGAACGTTACACTAGACCTGAAATGGGTGCGATTTGGACGGAAGAAAATCGCTTTCAAGCATGGTTAGAGGTTGAAATTTTAGCTTGTGAGGCTTGGGCAGAGTTAGGTGTGATTCCAAAAGAGGATGTCCAAAAACTTCGTGAGAATGCCTCCTTTGATATTAACCGAATTAAAGAAATTGAAGAAGAAACTCGACATGACGTTGTTGCTTTTACACGAGCGGTTTCTGAAACATTAGGCGAAGAACGAAAATGGGTGCATTACGGTCTAACGTCAACAGATGTAGTTGATACAGCTCTATCTTATCTCCTTAAGCAAGCCAATGATATTCTTCTAAAAGATATCGAAAATTTTGTTGAAATTTTAAAGAACAAGGCGCTTGAGCATAAATATACCGTGATGATGGGACGTACTCATGGCGTACATGCTGAGCCGACAACCTTTGGTTTGAAAATGGCGCTTTGGTATGAAGAAATGAAACGTAATTTAGAACGTTTCAAACGTGCAAAAGAGGAAATTGAAGTCGGTAAAATTTCCGGAGCTGTTGGAACATATGCAAACATTGACCCGTTTGTTGAGCAGTATGTTTGCGAAAAACTTGGATTAAAAGCGGCACCTATTTCTACCCAAACGTTACAACGTGATCGCCACGCTGAGTATGTGGCAACACTAGCACTAATTGCTACATCTATTGAAAAGTTTGCTGTCGAAATCCGCGGTCTTCAAAAAAGTGAAACTCGTGAAGTAGAAGAATTTTTTGCGAAAGGGCAAAAAGGGTCTTCTGCCATGCCACATAAACGTAACCCAATAGGATCTGAGAATATGACAGGGATTGCACGAGTTGTTCGTGGAATGATGATGACAGCCTACGAAAATGTTCCATTATGGCATGAACGTGATATTTCCCATTCTTCGGCTGAACGAATCATTTTACCTGATGTAACCATCGCTCTTAATTATATGCTGAATCGTTTTGGGAACATCGTGAAGAACTTAACGGTGTTTGAAGAAAACATGAAACGTAACATGGATAAAACACTCGGACTCATTTATTCTCAACGTGTGTTATTAGCATTAATTAATACGGGGATGACACGTGAAGAAGCATATGACCTCGTTCAACCTAAAGCAATGGAAGCATGGGAGCTTCAAGTTCCGTTCCGTCAGCTTATTGAAGCGGAAGATAAGATTACGAGTCGTTTATCGAAAGAAGATATTGATGATTGCTTTGATTACCAATATCATCTGAAAAACGTTGATGTTATTTTCGAGCGTTGCGGATTAACTGAATAG
- the purK gene encoding 5-(carboxyamino)imidazole ribonucleotide synthase, with protein sequence MSLFKQIQPGQTIGIIGGGQLGRYMAIAAKNMGYEVAVLDPTHNSPCGQISDYEVTAAYDDLEAVQQLAKMSDIITYEFENIDYDALQWLEKNAYLPQGSELLSLTQDRQTEKEAMVQIGAKVAPFHIVESEEELLLAVKDIGLPAVLKTCRGGYDGKGQSVIKQLEDIQQAKSLLESGRCVLEKWISFDMEISVIVTRSVKGEITTFPVAENIHVNNILHQSIIPARCENDLIQNATEAAIKIAEKVNLVGTLAVEMFVANGEIYINELAPRPHNSGHYTLDLCNVSQFEQHIRAICGLPLQKTILLHDGIMVNILGQHLQEAMNQIELLENGKLYLYGKKEAKKNRKMGHMTFFAKDIHALKKQLDESNIWR encoded by the coding sequence TTATCGGTGGTGGGCAGCTCGGAAGATATATGGCGATTGCTGCAAAAAACATGGGGTATGAAGTGGCAGTTTTAGATCCGACACACAATAGCCCTTGTGGTCAAATTAGTGACTATGAAGTAACGGCTGCTTACGATGATTTGGAAGCGGTACAGCAGTTGGCAAAAATGAGCGACATCATCACATATGAGTTTGAGAATATTGACTATGATGCACTACAGTGGCTTGAGAAGAATGCCTATCTACCTCAAGGAAGCGAACTACTTTCATTGACGCAAGATCGTCAAACGGAAAAAGAAGCGATGGTTCAGATTGGTGCTAAAGTAGCTCCTTTCCACATTGTCGAAAGTGAAGAAGAGCTATTATTGGCAGTGAAGGACATCGGGCTTCCAGCAGTTTTAAAAACATGCCGCGGAGGCTACGATGGGAAAGGTCAAAGTGTTATCAAACAATTGGAAGATATCCAACAGGCGAAGTCCTTACTTGAAAGCGGACGTTGTGTACTAGAAAAATGGATATCTTTTGATATGGAGATTTCTGTTATTGTTACGAGGAGCGTAAAAGGGGAGATAACAACATTCCCTGTTGCGGAAAATATCCATGTGAATAATATCTTACACCAGAGTATTATTCCGGCAAGGTGTGAGAATGATCTCATCCAAAATGCAACTGAAGCAGCCATAAAAATAGCTGAAAAAGTTAATTTAGTAGGGACACTTGCAGTGGAGATGTTTGTGGCAAACGGTGAGATTTACATTAATGAATTGGCTCCTCGTCCACACAATTCAGGGCATTACACGCTAGATTTGTGCAATGTTAGCCAATTTGAGCAACATATTCGAGCGATTTGTGGTCTTCCATTACAAAAAACGATTCTTCTCCATGATGGAATAATGGTCAATATACTAGGACAACACTTACAGGAAGCGATGAACCAGATAGAGTTGCTTGAGAACGGCAAATTATATTTATACGGGAAAAAAGAAGCGAAAAAGAATCGAAAAATGGGGCACATGACATTTTTTGCGAAAGATATTCACGCGCTAAAGAAGCAATTAGACGAATCGAACATTTGGAGGTAA